Proteins from one Mucilaginibacter jinjuensis genomic window:
- a CDS encoding SusC/RagA family TonB-linked outer membrane protein encodes MKQIYLLRYGFLVLFICLSNWVMAQTGAISGRVIDESNLPLPGATVTLKGTTNSAAADANGYFKLVKVPMGAQVLVVHFIGYQQMEQPVTVTATTNVNLQLKSASVLLEQVAVIGYGTVRKSDATGSLDVVTAKDLNKGAVNSIQDALVGKLPGVTITSNSGAPGNTSTIKIRGTTSIGASNNPLIVIDGVPMSNVNIGGTSNMLATVNPDDVENVTVLKDASATAIYGSRGSSGVILITTKRGGKKFTIGYNVTTSLSVLPKEVSIYNGDEFRALVNNVYAGQTAVTSLLGKANTNWQDQIYKKAFGQDQNLSFSGSAKNMPYRVSIGYNNSDGILKTYNFQRTTAAIGLDPSLFKNTLNIHINIKGLYNTNNFADQAAVGSAVNYDPTQTVYNGNTRWRGYTTWTTNGNTNINGDPVTLATANPVARLDLTDNKSTSRRSIGNAQFDYKIPGVSGLHANVNLGYDYAETFGHNNVRDSTQWVYIPVASGGQRSTYNTTNRNQLFDAYLNYKRDFKSIESSLDATGGYSWSHFYTEGNSQSSDYNGTVFNPAAPYKTEYYLASFFGRVNYTYKNRYILTATLRDDGTSKFSPDNRWGLFPAGAFAWRVIDEDFMKGSNTFSDLKFRVGYGKTGQQDLGDNNNYPYQARFTKSDNGSRYQFGQTFYNTLRPEGYDAGIKWESTTTANIGIDFGFFHNRLTGSIDAYNKNTSNLLIVTNVAALSNFSATLLQNLADMNNKGVELNLNATVVNTKDWNWQLGYNVSYNKNKVTKLVGSGDSDFIYTNQFSNIAGTTSGLIQADKVGLPINSFYVFQQIYNANGTPLEDGYVDRNKDGQINSADQYLYKKPDPTVLMGINSRVSYKRFDFSFSGRLSLGNYNYNNVAAGSTYRGLYSSLGYLSNQTKAADDTKFTNALQTVYSDYYIQNASFFRMDNMNLGYTFPNYVKNKLKLRVTAGVQNVFVITGYKGLDPEIAGGIDNNFFPRARIFQLGLNANF; translated from the coding sequence ATGAAACAGATTTACTTATTAAGGTACGGATTTCTGGTGCTTTTTATTTGCTTATCCAACTGGGTTATGGCCCAAACAGGAGCAATATCAGGCCGGGTAATCGACGAATCAAATTTGCCCCTTCCGGGCGCTACGGTAACTTTAAAAGGCACCACTAATAGTGCTGCTGCCGATGCAAATGGTTATTTTAAATTAGTTAAGGTGCCAATGGGCGCACAGGTACTTGTTGTACATTTCATAGGTTACCAGCAGATGGAGCAGCCGGTTACCGTAACAGCAACAACAAATGTTAACCTGCAACTTAAATCGGCATCAGTATTACTGGAGCAGGTGGCCGTTATCGGTTACGGCACGGTGCGTAAGAGCGACGCAACAGGTTCGCTCGATGTAGTTACTGCCAAAGACCTTAACAAAGGTGCCGTAAACTCTATCCAGGATGCGCTTGTAGGTAAATTGCCGGGTGTAACCATTACCTCAAACAGCGGTGCGCCGGGTAATACATCTACCATCAAAATACGTGGTACTACGTCTATCGGTGCCAGCAATAACCCGCTTATTGTGATTGATGGTGTGCCAATGAGCAACGTAAACATTGGTGGTACATCTAATATGCTTGCAACCGTTAACCCCGATGATGTAGAGAACGTAACTGTGTTAAAAGACGCTTCGGCAACGGCCATTTATGGTTCAAGAGGTTCAAGCGGTGTTATTTTAATCACCACTAAACGTGGCGGCAAAAAATTCACAATAGGTTATAATGTAACCACTTCATTATCTGTTTTGCCTAAAGAAGTTTCTATTTACAACGGCGATGAGTTTCGCGCTTTGGTAAATAACGTTTATGCAGGGCAAACTGCCGTTACTTCGTTGCTGGGTAAAGCCAATACCAACTGGCAGGATCAGATCTATAAAAAAGCTTTCGGGCAAGATCAAAACCTGAGCTTCTCTGGTTCGGCTAAAAATATGCCTTACCGCGTATCTATCGGGTACAACAATTCAGATGGTATCTTAAAAACCTACAATTTTCAGCGTACTACAGCGGCTATTGGTTTAGACCCAAGCTTGTTTAAAAATACACTGAACATCCACATCAACATTAAAGGCCTTTACAATACCAACAACTTTGCCGATCAGGCTGCTGTGGGCAGCGCGGTTAATTACGACCCCACCCAAACTGTTTATAATGGCAATACCCGCTGGAGGGGTTATACCACCTGGACTACCAACGGCAACACCAACATTAACGGCGACCCGGTTACACTGGCTACTGCCAACCCGGTAGCCCGTTTGGATTTAACCGATAACAAATCAACTTCGCGCAGAAGTATTGGTAACGCACAATTTGATTATAAAATTCCGGGTGTATCTGGCCTGCATGCCAATGTAAACTTAGGTTATGATTATGCCGAAACTTTTGGCCATAATAATGTTAGGGATAGTACGCAATGGGTTTATATCCCGGTTGCTTCAGGCGGTCAGCGATCTACCTACAACACTACTAACCGCAACCAGCTGTTTGATGCTTATCTGAATTATAAAAGAGATTTTAAATCGATCGAAAGCTCTTTGGATGCTACGGGAGGTTACTCATGGTCGCATTTCTATACAGAGGGTAATTCACAGTCGTCAGACTACAATGGCACTGTTTTTAATCCGGCTGCGCCGTACAAAACCGAGTATTACCTGGCTTCATTCTTCGGCAGGGTAAACTATACTTATAAAAACCGTTACATCTTAACCGCAACGTTAAGGGATGATGGTACCTCTAAATTTTCGCCCGATAACCGTTGGGGATTATTCCCGGCTGGTGCATTTGCATGGCGTGTAATTGATGAGGATTTTATGAAAGGCAGTAACACTTTCTCTGATTTGAAATTCCGTGTTGGTTATGGTAAAACCGGTCAGCAGGATCTGGGCGATAACAACAACTATCCTTACCAGGCACGTTTCACCAAAAGTGATAACGGTTCGAGATACCAGTTCGGCCAAACGTTTTATAATACATTACGACCAGAAGGTTATGATGCGGGCATTAAATGGGAATCGACCACTACAGCTAACATCGGTATCGATTTTGGTTTCTTCCACAACCGTTTAACCGGTAGTATCGATGCTTATAACAAAAATACCTCTAACCTGCTTATTGTTACCAACGTTGCGGCATTAAGTAACTTTTCTGCCACGCTGTTACAGAACCTTGCTGATATGAACAATAAAGGTGTGGAGTTAAACCTGAATGCAACAGTTGTTAATACCAAAGACTGGAACTGGCAATTAGGCTACAACGTTAGCTACAATAAAAACAAGGTAACCAAACTGGTTGGCTCAGGTGATAGTGATTTTATATACACTAATCAATTTTCAAACATAGCAGGTACTACATCGGGGCTTATACAGGCAGATAAGGTAGGCTTACCAATCAATTCGTTTTATGTATTCCAGCAGATCTACAATGCAAACGGAACACCGCTTGAAGACGGTTATGTAGATCGTAACAAAGACGGCCAAATTAATAGCGCCGACCAATACCTTTATAAAAAGCCCGATCCTACGGTGCTAATGGGTATCAACTCGCGTGTATCCTACAAAAGGTTTGATTTCTCTTTCTCTGGCAGATTAAGCCTGGGTAACTACAACTATAACAACGTTGCAGCGGGTAGTACCTATCGCGGTCTGTACTCTTCGTTAGGTTACTTGTCTAACCAGACAAAAGCTGCAGACGATACCAAATTTACCAACGCGCTGCAAACCGTTTACTCAGACTATTACATCCAGAACGCGTCATTCTTCCGGATGGATAACATGAACCTGGGTTACACTTTCCCTAACTACGTAAAGAATAAACTGAAACTGCGTGTTACGGCCGGTGTACAAAACGTATTTGTAATCACAGGCTACAAGGGCTTAGATCCGGAAATAGCAGGTGGTATAGATAACAATTTCTTCCCACGTGCCCGTATTTTCCAGTTGGGTTTAAATGCTAACTTTTAA
- a CDS encoding glycoside hydrolase family 31 protein, protein MNIHYFATTLFAALLSVQQGFSQQNGITPTGPVVSVQTEGQKINIKTSNAYAEVTVYTPSIIRVRMDNKPFDKDFSYAVVGKVVPSKVNITQNDKEIDVVTDSLKAVIQKQPFSIAFYTPDGKVINEDEHGLNTSWVGTSVTTYKKMQDDEHFVGLGEKTGNLDRKGNGYTHWNSDVYGYSVAQDPLYSTIPFYIGIHHGLNYGVFLDNTYQSDFNFGASNNRFSSFGARGGEMNYYFIYHKRAADIIASYTYLTGRMPMPPMWSLGYQQNRYSYYPEAEVMHIAHTLREKRIPADGITLDIHYMDRYQLFTWNKDRFPNPTGMNTELNKLGFKTTVIVDPGIKVEKGAPAYESGLRDSVYVTYPDGQPYTAQVWPGWCNFTDFTSEKGRTWWRKQVDFFAKSGVSGIWNDMNEFSTWGQKIPDNVMFDYDGKKTNHLQAHNVFGMQMVRASYEGAKEHFPERPFILSRSGYAGMQRYSAIWTGDNRAEEDHMLQGVRLLTSLGMSGVSFAAMDIGGFTGNPTIPLFTRWMELGAFIPYYRNHTANQAKSAEPWTMGEDALDISRNYISLRYQLLPYLYSAFYESTQTGMPVMRSLAIDYTFDPKVLDATYQNEYEFGHAFLVAPFESTKEYGKVYLPQGTWYDLYNGSVEKGGQEKIVPLTLSKLPVYVKGGSIIPMQSLIQTTAEQPTDTLAIHIYNGSTTNSIVYYEDDGKSFNYQKGDFYKRAISFDPQKRTIEFKAAEGSYKSHFKYIKLIMHGFEGVNALGSNKLKSGTYAFLNAASTDVHEHFYNDSCPVKYATIGNVSGNIQLKY, encoded by the coding sequence ATGAATATACATTACTTTGCTACTACGCTGTTTGCTGCTTTATTAAGTGTACAACAGGGATTTTCCCAGCAAAACGGCATAACACCTACGGGGCCTGTTGTTTCGGTACAAACAGAGGGACAAAAGATTAATATTAAAACCAGTAATGCTTATGCCGAAGTAACCGTTTATACGCCTTCTATCATCAGGGTGCGGATGGATAATAAACCGTTCGATAAAGATTTCTCTTATGCCGTTGTGGGCAAGGTTGTACCTTCAAAAGTTAACATTACACAAAACGATAAAGAGATTGATGTAGTTACCGATTCATTAAAAGCTGTTATCCAGAAACAACCATTCTCTATCGCTTTTTATACGCCTGATGGCAAGGTGATTAATGAAGATGAGCACGGCCTCAACACATCTTGGGTGGGCACTTCGGTTACCACCTACAAAAAGATGCAGGATGATGAGCACTTTGTTGGCCTTGGCGAAAAAACAGGTAACCTCGATCGTAAAGGCAACGGCTATACCCATTGGAACTCTGACGTTTACGGCTACAGCGTAGCGCAGGATCCGCTTTATTCAACCATCCCGTTTTATATCGGTATTCACCATGGCTTAAACTATGGTGTGTTTCTGGATAATACCTACCAGAGCGATTTTAACTTTGGCGCCAGCAACAACCGTTTCTCATCATTCGGTGCGCGGGGAGGGGAGATGAATTATTATTTCATTTACCATAAACGCGCTGCTGATATTATTGCCTCATATACCTATTTAACAGGCCGTATGCCCATGCCGCCTATGTGGTCGTTGGGTTACCAGCAAAACAGGTACAGCTATTATCCGGAGGCCGAGGTAATGCACATTGCCCATACCCTGCGCGAAAAACGTATCCCTGCCGATGGCATCACGCTGGATATTCATTACATGGACCGCTACCAGCTGTTCACCTGGAATAAGGATCGTTTCCCTAACCCGACAGGCATGAATACCGAACTGAATAAACTCGGTTTTAAAACCACCGTAATTGTTGACCCCGGCATTAAGGTAGAAAAAGGTGCACCCGCTTACGAAAGCGGCTTAAGGGACAGTGTGTATGTTACCTATCCTGATGGTCAGCCCTACACTGCACAAGTGTGGCCGGGCTGGTGCAATTTTACCGATTTTACCAGCGAAAAAGGCCGTACCTGGTGGCGTAAACAAGTTGATTTCTTTGCCAAATCTGGCGTAAGCGGGATCTGGAATGATATGAACGAGTTCTCGACCTGGGGGCAAAAGATCCCCGATAACGTGATGTTTGATTATGATGGTAAGAAAACCAATCACCTACAGGCACACAACGTTTTCGGTATGCAGATGGTGCGTGCCAGTTATGAAGGTGCGAAAGAGCATTTTCCGGAGCGTCCGTTTATTCTGAGTAGATCAGGTTATGCGGGTATGCAGCGCTATTCGGCTATCTGGACGGGCGATAACCGCGCCGAAGAAGATCACATGCTGCAAGGCGTGCGTTTATTAACCAGTTTGGGTATGAGCGGCGTATCATTTGCGGCGATGGATATTGGCGGTTTTACCGGTAACCCAACTATCCCGTTGTTTACCCGCTGGATGGAACTTGGCGCATTTATTCCGTACTATCGTAATCATACGGCCAACCAGGCAAAATCTGCCGAGCCATGGACGATGGGCGAGGATGCGCTGGATATATCACGCAATTACATTAGCTTACGTTACCAGTTGCTGCCTTATCTATATTCTGCGTTTTATGAATCAACCCAAACAGGCATGCCGGTAATGCGGTCGCTGGCTATTGATTATACCTTCGATCCTAAGGTGCTGGATGCCACTTATCAGAATGAGTATGAATTTGGCCATGCATTTTTGGTAGCGCCTTTCGAAAGCACTAAAGAGTATGGCAAAGTTTACCTGCCGCAAGGCACCTGGTACGATCTGTACAATGGTTCGGTAGAAAAAGGCGGTCAGGAAAAAATTGTTCCTTTAACACTCAGCAAATTACCGGTGTATGTAAAAGGCGGTAGCATTATCCCAATGCAGTCATTAATACAAACTACTGCCGAGCAACCAACCGATACGCTTGCTATCCATATATACAATGGCAGCACAACCAATAGCATTGTTTATTATGAAGATGATGGTAAAAGCTTTAATTACCAGAAAGGTGATTTCTACAAACGCGCTATCAGCTTCGATCCGCAGAAACGTACTATTGAATTTAAGGCTGCCGAAGGTAGTTACAAATCGCACTTTAAATACATTAAACTGATAATGCATGGCTTTGAAGGCGTAAATGCATTAGGCTCAAATAAACTGAAAAGCGGTACTTATGCTTTCCTGAATGCGGCCAGTACAGATGTGCACGAGCATTTTTATAACGATAGCTGCCCGGTTAAGTATGCAACCATCGGCAATGTATCTGGTAACATCCAGCTGAAATATTAG
- a CDS encoding SusE domain-containing protein, producing MKKLFILTTAMVVVLLAACKKEERATVSSNIKAPVMSAPTVGTSIVVTPADSTQQLKVKWSSADYGVQAVVTYFVQIGTSGSNFAKRATLGSTNNVDTLSFTYGALNNSVLNTLGLPANAASPIEMRVGSTIYGKDTVYSATTKLNVTTYKELAPPQLYVPGDYQGWNPAAAAMIYPVTTFAYEGYVYITNTNQFKFTTAPDFNHINYGDAGGGKLTTNGNADGVKVAQAGYYKLNVDISALTYSAVLINSFGVIGTATPHAWDSSTPMTYNQGTKTWSVTVALVPGALKFRANDAWDINYGPADSNALSGNLIQTDGAITINTAGNYTVTIDMSQNTPKKYLYTVVKN from the coding sequence ATGAAAAAGCTATTCATACTTACAACAGCTATGGTTGTTGTATTACTGGCTGCCTGTAAAAAAGAAGAACGGGCTACGGTATCATCAAATATAAAAGCGCCGGTTATGTCGGCCCCAACAGTGGGTACGTCCATTGTGGTTACACCGGCCGACTCCACCCAACAACTCAAAGTTAAATGGAGCAGCGCCGATTACGGTGTGCAAGCAGTAGTAACCTACTTTGTACAAATAGGTACATCGGGTTCTAATTTTGCTAAAAGGGCAACTCTGGGCAGTACAAACAATGTTGATACCCTTTCTTTCACATACGGGGCATTAAATAACTCCGTGTTAAACACTTTGGGCTTGCCTGCCAACGCAGCTTCGCCTATCGAAATGAGGGTAGGGTCGACCATTTATGGTAAGGATACCGTTTACTCGGCAACTACCAAGTTAAATGTAACCACCTATAAAGAACTGGCTCCGCCTCAGCTATATGTGCCCGGCGATTACCAGGGATGGAATCCGGCTGCTGCAGCGATGATATACCCGGTTACTACGTTTGCTTACGAAGGTTATGTTTACATCACAAATACCAATCAGTTTAAGTTTACCACTGCGCCCGACTTTAACCACATTAACTATGGCGATGCAGGTGGCGGCAAACTGACCACCAATGGTAACGCCGATGGTGTTAAGGTTGCGCAGGCAGGCTATTATAAACTGAATGTGGATATATCAGCCCTTACTTACTCGGCAGTTTTAATTAACTCGTTCGGTGTTATTGGTACGGCTACCCCGCATGCCTGGGATTCATCAACCCCAATGACTTATAACCAGGGCACTAAAACCTGGAGTGTAACGGTTGCATTGGTACCGGGCGCGTTAAAATTCCGCGCTAATGATGCCTGGGATATTAACTACGGCCCGGCCGATAGCAATGCCCTAAGCGGTAACCTCATTCAAACCGATGGCGCAATTACCATCAATACCGCCGGTAATTATACCGTGACTATTGATATGAGCCAAAACACACCTAAAAAATACCTGTACACGGTAGTTAAAAATTAA
- a CDS encoding DUF6377 domain-containing protein: MKLSVLIVFCLCLTLETRAATDSLLNELNNALANKEQYVVKKQQGIDKLKNQLGRTAKPEDKYNLYQALYDEYKTFQYDSAYNYAKQADIAAVQLKNPALIASAKMKLGFSLISAGMFKETLETLNGISLNNLSDSTKAEYYFLKARSYFDLSDFDHNNDYTWRYVQAGTQCIDSGLAVANPGTYRFLALHGLKDLRTGNFPAAVKDYTAILSLPNLTANQFAISACSLSYVYETQGKKDESVALLIKAAIADLQSATKETVAIYKLADFLYKQGDLNNAFVYIKQAMDDATYYGARHRQVTISSIMPIIEAKRIKTIEEQRRSLFIYSSIITVLVFFVIAFAIIIFRQLKKLRIADNIIKATNITLQENNKSLEELNKNLSVANKIKNEYIGYYFNVNSIYIEKLENFQKSLDKKLTSKRYEDALVTVKSLNLESERQHLFDTFDKVFLRLFPNFITKFNELFKPEEEIAVPTGQLLSTEHRIFALIRMGIHDNDRIAKLLGYSVNTIYAYKNRIKNKSFVSNDEFESRIMEIEAV; the protein is encoded by the coding sequence ATGAAACTTTCGGTTTTGATTGTTTTCTGTTTATGCCTTACACTCGAAACCCGTGCTGCTACAGATAGCTTATTAAACGAACTTAATAACGCGCTTGCCAATAAAGAACAATACGTTGTTAAAAAGCAACAAGGTATTGATAAGCTCAAAAATCAATTAGGCCGAACCGCTAAGCCTGAAGATAAATATAATTTATACCAGGCTTTGTACGATGAGTATAAAACCTTCCAATACGATTCGGCCTACAACTACGCCAAGCAGGCTGATATAGCAGCGGTGCAGTTAAAAAATCCGGCATTAATTGCTTCGGCTAAAATGAAGCTGGGTTTTTCATTGATCTCAGCGGGTATGTTTAAAGAGACGCTGGAAACGCTGAACGGCATTTCGCTCAACAATTTATCAGACAGTACCAAGGCCGAATATTATTTTCTGAAAGCCCGTAGTTATTTTGATCTTTCCGATTTCGACCATAATAATGATTATACCTGGCGATATGTACAGGCAGGCACGCAATGCATTGATTCGGGGCTGGCAGTGGCTAATCCAGGCACTTACCGCTTTTTAGCATTGCATGGCCTAAAAGATTTGCGTACCGGGAACTTCCCCGCTGCGGTGAAAGACTATACCGCGATTCTGAGCTTACCCAACTTAACAGCCAATCAGTTTGCCATTAGTGCGTGCAGTTTAAGCTATGTTTACGAAACCCAGGGCAAAAAAGATGAATCTGTGGCCTTATTGATCAAAGCTGCCATTGCCGATCTGCAATCGGCCACTAAAGAAACCGTGGCTATTTACAAACTGGCCGATTTCCTGTATAAACAAGGCGATCTTAACAATGCCTTCGTTTACATCAAACAGGCGATGGATGATGCTACTTACTACGGTGCCCGCCACAGGCAGGTAACCATCAGCAGCATTATGCCCATTATTGAGGCTAAACGGATAAAAACGATAGAAGAGCAAAGGCGTTCGCTGTTCATCTACTCGTCTATTATTACAGTATTGGTGTTTTTTGTGATTGCGTTTGCCATCATCATCTTCCGCCAGTTGAAGAAGTTGCGGATTGCGGACAACATCATCAAAGCCACCAACATTACATTACAGGAAAATAACAAATCGCTTGAAGAGCTGAACAAGAACCTGAGTGTAGCCAACAAGATCAAGAACGAGTACATCGGTTACTACTTCAACGTAAACTCTATTTATATCGAGAAGCTGGAGAACTTCCAGAAATCGCTGGATAAGAAGCTCACCAGCAAGCGTTATGAGGATGCTTTGGTTACCGTAAAAAGCCTCAACCTCGAGAGTGAACGCCAGCATTTGTTCGATACCTTCGATAAAGTTTTCCTGCGGCTGTTCCCCAACTTCATTACCAAGTTTAACGAGCTGTTTAAACCCGAAGAAGAAATCGCTGTACCAACCGGGCAATTATTGAGTACCGAGCACCGCATCTTTGCACTCATCCGTATGGGTATCCATGATAACGACCGGATTGCCAAATTACTGGGCTATTCTGTTAACACCATTTACGCCTATAAAAACCGGATCAAGAACAAATCATTTGTCTCCAACGATGAATTCGAGTCCCGCATAATGGAAATCGAAGCTGTTTGA
- a CDS encoding RagB/SusD family nutrient uptake outer membrane protein produces the protein MKRYKILIIQAVVMVLVTTSCTKDLNTKPIDPLVSTSTTVFDDPASYKQFLAKLYGSLALTGQKGQAGLPEIQASDEGTTAFLREYWAAQEVTTDECINAWGDGGLVEYHGGIWSDNNLYVKLMYERLFINIAYCNEYIRDVQAKLGSLQSPLKDDVTHYLAEARFLRAYYYYIAMDLFGNPPFATEADLPGTFTPKQIARADLFKYVESELVAIQGDLYDPGANEYARADKAADWALLSRLYLNAQVYTGTQRNSDCITYCNKIISANKYALHSSYPNLFLADNNGYRDEIIMPIAEDGVNTQSYGDMTFVIHAAVGGSEDATNMFGIASGGWAGNRMTTTFVNKFADPSGNTDKRAIFYTAGQTLNITNPTIFTQGYLCAKFKNVTSAGVPGSNGTFVDTDFPLFRFSEIYLNYAEAVLRGGSGGDAGTALSYINKIRERAYGNTTGDINASQLTLNFLIDERGRELYWEALRRTDLIRFGLFTGGSYLWDFKGNTQNGTATDAHLNIFPIPASDRQINTNLKQNPGY, from the coding sequence ATGAAACGCTATAAAATATTAATTATACAAGCGGTAGTAATGGTTTTGGTTACCACATCGTGTACCAAAGACCTTAATACCAAACCAATAGATCCGCTGGTAAGTACGTCTACAACAGTGTTTGATGATCCGGCATCTTATAAACAATTCCTGGCCAAATTATACGGTTCACTGGCGCTTACCGGCCAGAAAGGACAGGCAGGTTTGCCAGAGATCCAGGCATCAGACGAAGGTACAACTGCATTTTTGCGCGAGTACTGGGCAGCACAGGAAGTAACTACAGATGAATGTATTAACGCCTGGGGCGATGGTGGTTTAGTAGAGTACCACGGTGGTATCTGGTCTGATAACAACCTGTACGTAAAATTGATGTACGAGCGATTGTTTATCAATATTGCTTATTGCAACGAGTACATCCGCGATGTGCAGGCTAAATTAGGCTCGTTACAAAGTCCGTTAAAAGATGATGTAACCCATTATTTGGCCGAAGCCCGCTTTTTAAGAGCATACTACTACTACATCGCTATGGATTTGTTTGGTAACCCGCCGTTTGCTACAGAAGCAGACCTGCCGGGTACGTTTACACCAAAACAAATTGCACGTGCCGATCTGTTTAAATATGTAGAATCTGAGTTGGTTGCCATCCAGGGCGATCTATATGACCCGGGAGCAAACGAATATGCCCGTGCCGATAAAGCCGCAGACTGGGCTTTACTAAGCAGGTTATATCTGAACGCACAGGTTTACACAGGAACACAGCGTAACAGCGATTGTATTACGTATTGCAACAAAATCATCAGTGCAAATAAATACGCTTTACATAGCAGCTATCCTAATCTTTTCCTGGCTGATAACAATGGTTATCGTGATGAAATTATTATGCCGATTGCCGAAGATGGCGTAAATACCCAAAGCTATGGCGACATGACCTTCGTGATCCACGCAGCGGTTGGTGGTTCTGAAGATGCTACCAACATGTTCGGTATTGCATCAGGCGGCTGGGCGGGTAACCGTATGACCACCACTTTTGTAAACAAATTTGCTGATCCGAGTGGCAATACAGATAAACGGGCTATTTTCTATACTGCCGGCCAAACCTTAAATATTACCAACCCAACCATTTTTACACAAGGTTATTTATGTGCCAAGTTTAAAAACGTGACTTCGGCTGGTGTACCGGGTAGTAACGGCACTTTTGTTGATACGGACTTTCCGCTGTTCAGGTTTTCTGAGATTTACCTGAACTATGCGGAGGCCGTATTGCGTGGCGGCAGCGGCGGTGATGCAGGTACAGCGTTGAGTTATATCAACAAGATCAGGGAACGTGCTTATGGCAACACCACAGGCGATATCAATGCATCACAGTTAACATTAAACTTCTTGATTGATGAGCGTGGCCGTGAGCTGTACTGGGAAGCTTTAAGACGTACAGATTTGATCCGTTTTGGTTTGTTTACCGGCGGTAGCTATCTGTGGGATTTTAAAGGGAATACACAAAACGGTACAGCAACAGATGCGCACCTTAATATATTCCCAATCCCGGCATCAGACCGTCAGATCAATACTAATTTGAAACAAAACCCAGGCTATTAA